Below is a genomic region from Bordetella pertussis 18323.
GCGCGCGTGCAGCCGGGCAGGATGTCCTGCGACAGCGGACGCACCACGATCTCGCCGGCCGCGTTGACCAGCAGCACGCTCGACGACGAGCCTTCGGTCACCACGCCCTGCGCGTCCACCATCACCGCCTCGAAGGCGCCGCGCGCCTGCGCGGCCTGCTTGGCCAGCACCTGGGCCAGCAGCGACACGCTCTTGATGTCGCGGCGCTGCCAGCGCAGGTCGGGCACGGTGGCCACCTGCACGCCGCTTTGCGCCAGCGGATTGACCCGCAGGTCTTTCTCGCTGGTGAACAGCATGACGGTCGGTTCGACGCCGGACGGAAACGCGAAATCGCGCCTGGCGTCGGCGCCGCGCGTCACCTGCACGTAGACCGACCCTTCGCGCAGTCCGGCGCGGCTGACCAGCTCGCGGCATACGGCCAGCAGGCGCTCGCGCGGCAGCGGGTTGGCGATCCCGATCTCGCCCAGGCTGCGCGCCAGGCGGGCGGCATGCCGCTCGAACTCGAGCAGCATGCCATCGATGACCGCCATGACCTCATAGACGCCGTCGCCGAACAGGAACCCCCGGTCCATGGCCGGGACGCGCGCCTGCTCGGCAGGCACGAAACTGCCGTTGATGTAGAAAAGGGAAGACATGCGGCTACCGCCTGAGTATTGGATAACGGTTAATGGCTGATGATGCGCGAGAGGAATTCGCGCGAACGCGGCGACGCGGCGCTGCCGAAGAACTCGGCCGACGCGACGTCGTCGATGATCTCGCCGGCTTCCATGAAGACGATGCGGTCGGCCACCCGGCGCGCGAATCCCATTTCGTGGGTGACCACCATCATGGTCATGCCGTCGCGCGCCAGGCCAGTCATGACGTCGAGCACTTCACCGATCATTTCCGGGTCGAGCGCGGAGGTCGGCTCGTCGAACAGCATGACCACCGGGTCCATCGCCAGGGCGCGCGCGATCGCCACGCGCTGCTGCTGGCCGCCGGACAATTGCCCGGGATGCTTGTCGCGGTGCGCGGCCACCCCCACGCGCTCGAGCAGCGCATCCGCCTTGGCCCGCGCCTGGGCGCGGCTGCGTCCCAGCACGCTCATCTGGCCCAGGCAGACGTTCTCCAATACGCTCAGGTGCGGAAACAGCTCGAAATGCTGGAACACCATGCCCACGCGCGCGCGCAGCGCCGGCAGGTCGGTGCCCGGCGCGCCCACATCGGTGCCATCGACCACGATGCGGCCGGACTCGAACGGTTCGAGCCGATTGACGCACTTGATCAGCGTCGACTTGCCCGAGCCGGACGGGCCGCACACCACCACCACCTCGCCGCGCGCCACGGCGAGCGAGCAATCCTTGAGCACCGGCAGATCGCCGTAGCACTTGCCGAGCCGTTCGATTTCTATCATGGACAACAACTCCATCGGGATACGCCCGTCCTCAGGCGCCCAGGCGCGCGCGCAGGGCGCGCACCCCGCGCGAGGCGGTAAAGGAAAGCACGAAGAACACCACCGCCACCAGCACGTACATCTCGACCAGGCGGTTGTCGCGCTGCGCGATCTTGGTGGCCGCGCCCAGGAAGTCGGGCAGCGACAGCACGTACACCAGCGCCGTTTCCTGGAAAATGACGATCACCTGGGTCAGCAGCACCGGCAGCATGTTGCGCACGGCCTGCGGCAGGATCACCTTGCGCAGCACCTGGCCGTGCGTCAGGCCCAGGGCGCTGCCGGCGGCATACTGGCCCGGCCCCACGCTGCCGATGCCGGCGCGGATGATCTCCGAGAAGTACGCGGCCTCGAACAGGATGAAGGTCACGAAGGCCGAACCGGTGGCGCCCAGCACGATGGGCCGCTCGGCCTGGGTGATCCACTGCAGCAGATAGGGCAGGATGAAATAGATCAGGAAAATCACCAGCACCAGCGGCAGCGAACGGAACAGGTTCACGTAGATGGCGGCCGGCCACGCCACCCAGCGCCGGCCGTACAGGCGCGCGATGGCCAGCAGCGCGCCCAGCACCACCCCGCCGGCCGCCGAAGACAGGGTCAGCAGCAGGCTGAAGCGCAAGCCGGTGAGAAACAGGTACGGCAACGCGTCGATGATGGCCTGATAGTCGAAGCTGCTCATGCCCTTCCCCCTTGGCCGCCTGCGCGCGGCGCGGCGACTGCCCGGGGATGCTCACCCAGCGCTCCAGCGCGCGCATCGCCACGATCACGATCAGGTTCAGCGCCAGGTAGGCCACGGTCGCGGTCAGGAAGGCCTCGAAAACCTGGAACGAGTACTCCTGCATGGCATGCGCCTGCGCGGTCAGGTCGGCCAGGCCGATGGTCAGCGCCACCGAGGTATTCTTGATGGTGTTCAGGCAATCGGACGTCATGGTCGGCAGCACCATGCGCAAGGCATTGGGCAGCAGCACATGGCGGTACAGCTGCGGCAGGGTCAGGCCCAGCGCCAGGCCGGCCTGGCGCTGGCCCGGCGGCAACGCCTCGATGCCGGCACGCAACTGCTCGCCGATACGCGCCGACATGTACACCCCGATGGACAGCGCCGCCGTATAGAACGACCCCTCAGGCAGCTGCTTGATCCAGTCGCCCAACGCCTTGGGCAACAGCTCGGGCAACACGAAATACCAGAGGAACATCTGGACAATCAGCGGGATGTTGCGAAACACCTCCACGTAGACGGCCGCCAGCCGCTTGACGAGCGGGTACGGCAGGGTGCGCGCCACGCCGACGGCGATGCCCAGGCCCAGCGCCAGCGCCCAGGCCAGCGCGGCGGTCTGCACCGTGACCGCCAGGCCAGCGAGCAGCGTCTGCAGATAGGTCTGCCCGCCATCCGGGGAAAGGGCGAACAGCACGCCCCAGTTCCATTGATATCCCGTGGTGATTCTCTGTATTCAGGCCGCATGCGGCCGCCGGCCCTCGCGGGGCCGGCGCCGCGCCTGCATGGCGGCCTTGCTTCTTCTTACTTGTAGGCGACCGGATCGCCCGAGTCGGTCGGCGTGGCGACCACGCGCTTGAGCACCTCGCTCATGGTCACGTTCAGGTTGATGCCCTTGGGCGGCAACGGACTCTGGTACCAGCGCTTGTACAAGGCCTCGAAATCGCCGCTGGCATACAACGACTTGATGGTGTCGTCGACCAGGGCCTTGAACTGGGGATCGTCGCGGCGCAGCATGATGGCGTAGGGCTCGATCGACAGCGAGTCGCCGGACACCTGATAGCGGTCCGGCTCCTTGGCGTTGGCGGCCAGGCCGTAGAGCAGGATGTCGTCCATGATGAATGCGGCGGCGCGGCCGGTCTCGACCATCAGGAAGCCTTCGGCGTGCTCCTTGACCGGCACCACCTTCATGCCCAGGCTGCGCGCCTCGTTGATCTCATTGGCCTGGCGGATGTTGGCCGTGCCCGAGGTCGAGGCCACCGTCTTGCCCTTGAGGTCGTCGATGGTCTTCAGGTTGGCGGATTTCAGGCTGATGAAGCGGTTGCCGGTCACGAAGGTCGTCACCGAGAAAGCCACCTGCTTCTGGCAGTCCAGCGTATTGGACGTCGAGGCGCACTCCAGGTCGATGGTGCCGTTGCCCATCAGCGGAATGCGCGTGGCCGAGGTCACCGGCAGGTACTTGACCTGGATATCGTCGCGCTTGATGCGCGTCTTCACCGCGTCGACGATGCGCGTGCAGATGTCGATCGAATAGCCCACCGGCTTCTGGTTGGCGTCATAGTACGAGAACGGGATCGAAGTCTCGCGGTGCCCGATGGTGATGACGCCGGTATCGGAGATTTTCTTCAGGGTTCCGTCGAGGTCGGCCGCATGGGCCTGGCCGGCGGCCGCCGCGCCGATGGCCAGCGCTGCCGTCAGCGCATTGAGAAGGCGTTTCATGGTGGTGTCTCCTATAAGGGCTGTTGTTATGGACTGCGATGCCGGCCGCGCCGGCGATCAGGCGCTAGCTGTGAACTGTCAATAGGTTGTATTCGTCCAGGTTGAGTCTGGAGATGGGTACAGCGCGCCCGATGCCTTGGTGGGGTCGATGCCAGTTGTAGTGGTGTAGCCAGGATTTCATGGCATCGGCTCGGTGTTGGGAGTTCTGGTAGGTGTGAGCGTAAGCCCACTCACGCAAGGCCGACTGGATGAAGCGTTCGGCCTTGCCATTGGTCTGTGGGCGGTAAGGTCGGGTAAAGCGGTGCTTGATGCCCAGCTCATGGCACAGCGCGGCGAAGGCGCGGCTGCGAAAGGCCGAGCCATTGTCGGTGAGCAAGCGCTGGATGGTCACGCCCAGGCGCTGGTAGTAGGCCACTGCGTCCTTGAGGAACTGGACGGCGCTGGGGAAGCGCTCGTCGGGGTGGATGTCGGTGAAGGCCACGCGGGCGTGGTCATCGATGGCCACGAAGACGAAGTCCCAGCCGGCCCCCTCAACGGTATCGCGTCGGTTGCCCGTGACCCGGTGGCCAGGGCGCTGGATACGTCCCAGCTTCTTGATGTCGATGTGCAGCAGATCGCCGGGGGCCTGATGCTCGTAGCGCACCACCGGCTCGGCCGGCTCCAGGTCGGCCAGGTGCGACAGACCGGCGCGGGCCAGGACGCGGCTGACGGTGCTGGCTGACACGCCCAGCGCCTGGGCGATGCGCGCTTGGGTCAGCCGCTTGCGGCGCAGCTCCACGATAGCCAGCGCCTTGGCCGGCGCAATCGCTCGGGGCGAGACCGTCGGGCGCGAGGACGCATCGGCCAAGCCCGCCTGGCCCTGAGCCAGGAAGCGGCCCAGCCATTTGCGCACAGTCGGCGCGGTGACCCCATAGGCGCGGGCCGCTTCAGGCACACAAACTTGATGGGCGATCAATTGCTGGACCATTTCGAGTCGACGTAGGAAGGTCAATCGGGCATGCTTATGGGTGTTCATCCGGCCGGGCTCCTTGAGTGAACTGGGGGGGTGGCGATTTCCAGTTTCTCAAATCCGGTTCGGATGAACCATGCATACAACCTATTGAATCTTCACACCTAGCCGCAATCCGCCGCCCGCCCATGCCCAAGCCCACCGCGCGCCGCCTGAACTGGTTCCGGGTCATCACCGCCGTCATCATGGCGGTGCTGTGCATCGCCATCCTGTACCAATTGTGGATGTTCTCCCTGGTGGTCTGGTACGCCTACCGCGACCCGGGCAGCAGCGCCATCATGCGGCAGGAGCTGGCGCGCCTGCGCGAACGCGACCCCGAGGCCGAGCTGAAGTACCAGTGGGTGCCCTACGACCGCATCAGCAATACGCTCAAGCAGGCGGTCGTGGCGTCCGAGGACGCCAACTTCACCGAGCACGACGGCGTCGAGTGGGATGCCATCCGCAAGGCCTGGGAATACAACCAGCGGCAGGCCGAACGCGGCCGCACCAAGATGCGCGGCGGCTCGACCATCACCCAGCAACTGGCCAAGAACCTGTTCCTGTCCGGGTCGCGCAGCTACCTGCGCAAGGGCCAGGAACTGGTGCTTGCCTACATGATCGAGCATGTCATGCCCAAGGAGCGCATCCTGGAGCTGTACCTGAATGTCGCGGAATGGGGCGTGGGGGTGTTCGGCGCCGAGGCGGCGGCCCGGCATTATTACAATACCAGCGCGGCGCGGCTGGGCGCAGGCCAGGCGGCCAGGCTGGCTGCCATGCTGCCCAATCCCCGCTACTATGACCGCCACCGCAACACCGGTTACCTGAACTCGCGCACCGCCACGCTGACACGCCGCATGCGCATGGTCGAGATTCCCTGACCAGGAGTGCGGGCCCCGGTTACCCGGGGCTGCGCCAACCGCCGCGTTTTTGTTAACCTGTCACGTTTCCGCGCTTTATCTGCCGCATCACCCACCATGCGTACCGCACGCCGCTATCTGGCTCGTGAAATTTACCGCTCCTGTGCAGTGGTCCTGCTGGCCCTGCTGGGGCTGTTCACGTTTTTCGCGCTGGTCGACGACCTGGACAACGTGGGCGACAAGTTCAGCATGCTGGCGCTGTTCTACATGCAGGCGCTGGCCCTGCCCACCCGGCTGTACGATCTGCTGCCCATCGGCCTGCTGATCGGCGCGATCCTGGCGCTGGCCGGCCTGGCGCAGCGCAACGAGCTGGTCATCCTGCGCGTCTCGGGGGTCAGCGGCATGCGGCTGCTGGGCATGCTGTGGGTCATTACCATTCCGCTGATGATAGGCGCGACGCTGCTGTCCGAATTCGTCACGCCGGCGGCCGAGATCAAGAGCGGCGAGGCCGACCTGACGTTCCGCGGCAAGACCGGCGGCGGGCGCCTCAACAGCGGCTACTGGTTCAAGGAACCCACCCCGCAGAACGGCACCCGCATTATCAATATCAAGACCCTGCTGGCCGACGGCCAGGTCAAGGACGTCACGCTGTACGAGTTCCGCTCCGACCTGGAAATGACCGCGCTGTGGACCGCGCCCAACGGCCGGTTCAGCCGCGGCGACCTGGTGCTCACCGACGTCAGCGAAACCCGCATCGACGAGCACGCCCCGTCGGCCCTGGCCGACGCCAAGCAGCCCAAGGAGCCGCCGGCGCGGGTCACCAAGGTGCCCGAACTCAAGCTGGACACGACGCTCAGCCCCGAGCGCCTGCTGGCGCGGGTGCTCACGCCCGAACGCATGTCGGCGCTGACCCTGGTCGACTACATCGAATACCTGCGCCACAACCAGCTGCAATACGACCGCCAGGTCGTGGCGCTGTGGCGCAAGCTGGTCTATCCGTTTACCCTGTTGGTAATGATCACCATCGCGGCGCCCATCGGCTTCATGCAGACCCGCCGCGGCGGCGTGGGCGCCAAGGTCTTCATCGGCATCCTGCTGGGCGTGGGCTTCTTCATGCTGAACC
It encodes:
- a CDS encoding D-amino acid aminotransferase, with the protein product MSSLFYINGSFVPAEQARVPAMDRGFLFGDGVYEVMAVIDGMLLEFERHAARLARSLGEIGIANPLPRERLLAVCRELVSRAGLREGSVYVQVTRGADARRDFAFPSGVEPTVMLFTSEKDLRVNPLAQSGVQVATVPDLRWQRRDIKSVSLLAQVLAKQAAQARGAFEAVMVDAQGVVTEGSSSSVLLVNAAGEIVVRPLSQDILPGCTRAAVLELARERDMAMVERPFTLDECRQAREVILTSALQFVLPVIAVDGEPVADGRPGPVCAALRELYLRHTLATAL
- a CDS encoding amino acid ABC transporter ATP-binding protein, with the translated sequence MELLSMIEIERLGKCYGDLPVLKDCSLAVARGEVVVVCGPSGSGKSTLIKCVNRLEPFESGRIVVDGTDVGAPGTDLPALRARVGMVFQHFELFPHLSVLENVCLGQMSVLGRSRAQARAKADALLERVGVAAHRDKHPGQLSGGQQQRVAIARALAMDPVVMLFDEPTSALDPEMIGEVLDVMTGLARDGMTMMVVTHEMGFARRVADRIVFMEAGEIIDDVASAEFFGSAASPRSREFLSRIISH
- a CDS encoding amino acid ABC transporter permease, whose amino-acid sequence is MSSFDYQAIIDALPYLFLTGLRFSLLLTLSSAAGGVVLGALLAIARLYGRRWVAWPAAIYVNLFRSLPLVLVIFLIYFILPYLLQWITQAERPIVLGATGSAFVTFILFEAAYFSEIIRAGIGSVGPGQYAAGSALGLTHGQVLRKVILPQAVRNMLPVLLTQVIVIFQETALVYVLSLPDFLGAATKIAQRDNRLVEMYVLVAVVFFVLSFTASRGVRALRARLGA
- a CDS encoding amino acid ABC transporter substrate-binding protein, whose translation is MKRLLNALTAALAIGAAAAGQAHAADLDGTLKKISDTGVITIGHRETSIPFSYYDANQKPVGYSIDICTRIVDAVKTRIKRDDIQVKYLPVTSATRIPLMGNGTIDLECASTSNTLDCQKQVAFSVTTFVTGNRFISLKSANLKTIDDLKGKTVASTSGTANIRQANEINEARSLGMKVVPVKEHAEGFLMVETGRAAAFIMDDILLYGLAANAKEPDRYQVSGDSLSIEPYAIMLRRDDPQFKALVDDTIKSLYASGDFEALYKRWYQSPLPPKGINLNVTMSEVLKRVVATPTDSGDPVAYK
- a CDS encoding IS481-like element IS481 family transposase yields the protein MNTHKHARLTFLRRLEMVQQLIAHQVCVPEAARAYGVTAPTVRKWLGRFLAQGQAGLADASSRPTVSPRAIAPAKALAIVELRRKRLTQARIAQALGVSASTVSRVLARAGLSHLADLEPAEPVVRYEHQAPGDLLHIDIKKLGRIQRPGHRVTGNRRDTVEGAGWDFVFVAIDDHARVAFTDIHPDERFPSAVQFLKDAVAYYQRLGVTIQRLLTDNGSAFRSRAFAALCHELGIKHRFTRPYRPQTNGKAERFIQSALREWAYAHTYQNSQHRADAMKSWLHHYNWHRPHQGIGRAVPISRLNLDEYNLLTVHS
- the mtgA gene encoding monofunctional biosynthetic peptidoglycan transglycosylase; the protein is MPKPTARRLNWFRVITAVIMAVLCIAILYQLWMFSLVVWYAYRDPGSSAIMRQELARLRERDPEAELKYQWVPYDRISNTLKQAVVASEDANFTEHDGVEWDAIRKAWEYNQRQAERGRTKMRGGSTITQQLAKNLFLSGSRSYLRKGQELVLAYMIEHVMPKERILELYLNVAEWGVGVFGAEAAARHYYNTSAARLGAGQAARLAAMLPNPRYYDRHRNTGYLNSRTATLTRRMRMVEIP
- the lptG gene encoding LPS export ABC transporter permease LptG — protein: MRTARRYLAREIYRSCAVVLLALLGLFTFFALVDDLDNVGDKFSMLALFYMQALALPTRLYDLLPIGLLIGAILALAGLAQRNELVILRVSGVSGMRLLGMLWVITIPLMIGATLLSEFVTPAAEIKSGEADLTFRGKTGGGRLNSGYWFKEPTPQNGTRIINIKTLLADGQVKDVTLYEFRSDLEMTALWTAPNGRFSRGDLVLTDVSETRIDEHAPSALADAKQPKEPPARVTKVPELKLDTTLSPERLLARVLTPERMSALTLVDYIEYLRHNQLQYDRQVVALWRKLVYPFTLLVMITIAAPIGFMQTRRGGVGAKVFIGILLGVGFFMLNQLALNVGMLSRWPPWITALGPNLGALLLAFGALSMMEYRHAIARFMQHRWPWRKVPA